From Nitrobacter sp. NHB1, a single genomic window includes:
- a CDS encoding DNA polymerase III subunit chi, protein MTEVLFYHLQNMALESVLPPLLEKTIERGWRAVVHTTSEERADALDAHLWTYRDDSFLPHATWRIEDASEQPIVLTIDGHNPNRATVRFLIDSAPLPESPEAYERLVLVFDGDDSISLDAARAVWTECKSRGFEVTYWQADERGRWQRRH, encoded by the coding sequence ATGACCGAAGTCCTGTTCTATCACTTGCAGAACATGGCGCTTGAAAGCGTTCTGCCGCCGCTGCTCGAAAAAACCATCGAGCGCGGCTGGCGAGCCGTCGTGCACACAACCTCCGAGGAGCGCGCCGATGCGCTCGATGCGCATCTGTGGACTTATCGCGACGACTCATTCCTGCCGCATGCGACGTGGCGGATCGAGGACGCAAGCGAGCAGCCGATCGTGCTGACAATCGACGGCCACAATCCCAATCGGGCCACCGTCAGATTTCTGATCGACAGCGCTCCGCTTCCGGAGAGTCCGGAAGCCTACGAACGGCTGGTGCTGGTGTTCGATGGCGACGACAGTATCTCGCTGGATGCCGCGCGGGCTGTCTGGACCGAATGCAAGTCGCGAGGGTTCGAGGTGACTTACTGGCAGGCCGACGAAAGGGGGCGCTGGCAGCGTCGCCACTAG
- a CDS encoding ABC-F family ATP-binding cassette domain-containing protein has protein sequence MLSITDISIRIAGRLLIDHSSVQIVPGARVGFVGRNGVGKSTLFHAIRGELPTETGTIAIPPRWRVGSLAQEAPDGPESLVEVVLKADLERHALLCEAETAHDPHRIAEIQTRLVDIDAHSAPARAASILSGLGFSATDQARPCSEFSGGWRMRVALAATLFAAPDLLLLDEPTNYLDLEGTLWLEDHLANYPRTVIVISHDRDLLDTSVDQILHLDRGKLSLYKGTYSSFEDQRATREMLDAKHARRQADERKRLQDFVDRFKAKASKARQAQSRVKMLERMKPVTALVTQDVREISFPVPEKLLSPPIIAVDGAVVGYDRELPVLKGVTLRIDEDDRIALLGANGNGKSTLVKLLAGKLQPFAGKVVRADKLSIGYFAQHQTDELDLDGSPYDHMRRLMLGAPETKIRARVGAIGFSGKAGDTLVRSLSGGEKARLLLGLATFFAPNMIILDEPTNHLDIDSRAVLAEAINEFPGAVIMVSHDRYLIEACADQLWVVADRTVTPYDGDLDDYRRAVLSARGLRASARDRGSSERDNGRDKPQRNKTEKRVPLKQKIANAEAEIERITGIIAKIDVALALPDLFKRDPKQAAQLSKARASAANALQRAEERWLEASASYEEAPG, from the coding sequence ATGCTATCCATCACCGATATTTCGATCCGCATCGCCGGACGGTTGCTGATCGACCATAGCTCCGTACAGATCGTGCCCGGCGCGCGCGTCGGCTTTGTCGGCCGCAACGGCGTCGGTAAATCGACGCTGTTCCATGCAATACGCGGCGAACTGCCGACGGAAACCGGCACCATCGCCATTCCGCCGCGCTGGCGCGTCGGCAGCCTTGCACAGGAAGCCCCCGACGGCCCCGAGAGCCTGGTCGAGGTGGTGCTCAAAGCCGACCTCGAACGTCACGCGCTGCTGTGCGAAGCCGAGACCGCCCACGACCCGCACCGCATCGCGGAAATCCAGACGCGTCTCGTCGATATCGATGCCCATTCCGCGCCGGCGCGTGCGGCGTCGATCCTGAGCGGCCTCGGATTCTCGGCCACAGACCAGGCCCGCCCCTGTTCGGAATTCTCAGGCGGCTGGCGCATGCGCGTTGCGCTCGCGGCGACACTCTTTGCCGCACCCGATCTGCTGCTGCTCGACGAGCCTACCAACTACCTCGACCTCGAAGGGACGCTCTGGCTGGAAGATCACCTCGCGAACTATCCGCGCACGGTCATCGTCATCAGTCATGACCGCGACCTGCTCGACACATCCGTCGATCAGATTCTGCACCTCGATCGCGGCAAGCTCTCGCTCTACAAGGGCACCTATTCCTCCTTCGAGGACCAGCGCGCTACCCGCGAGATGCTCGACGCCAAGCACGCCAGGCGACAGGCCGATGAACGCAAGCGGCTCCAGGACTTCGTCGATCGCTTCAAGGCCAAGGCCTCGAAGGCGCGTCAGGCGCAGTCACGCGTGAAGATGCTCGAACGCATGAAGCCCGTGACCGCGCTGGTCACGCAGGACGTGCGTGAGATTTCTTTTCCCGTGCCCGAAAAGCTGCTGTCGCCGCCGATCATCGCCGTCGACGGGGCCGTCGTAGGTTACGACCGCGAACTGCCGGTGCTCAAAGGTGTGACCTTGCGGATCGACGAAGACGATCGCATCGCCTTGCTCGGCGCCAACGGCAACGGCAAGTCCACTCTCGTCAAACTGCTAGCCGGAAAGCTGCAACCGTTTGCCGGCAAGGTGGTGCGCGCCGACAAATTGTCGATCGGCTATTTCGCCCAGCATCAGACCGACGAACTGGACCTCGACGGCTCGCCCTACGATCATATGCGCCGACTGATGCTAGGTGCACCGGAAACGAAAATTCGCGCCCGCGTCGGCGCCATCGGCTTTTCCGGCAAAGCAGGCGATACCCTCGTGAGAAGCCTGTCGGGCGGCGAAAAAGCGCGTCTTCTGCTCGGGCTTGCGACATTCTTCGCGCCGAACATGATCATTCTCGACGAGCCTACCAACCATCTCGATATCGACAGCCGCGCCGTGCTTGCCGAAGCCATCAACGAATTTCCAGGCGCTGTCATCATGGTCTCGCACGATCGCTATCTGATCGAAGCCTGCGCCGATCAATTGTGGGTGGTCGCAGACCGGACCGTCACGCCTTACGATGGCGACCTCGACGATTATCGCCGTGCGGTTCTGTCGGCGCGGGGCCTGCGCGCGAGCGCCCGTGATCGCGGATCCAGCGAGCGGGACAACGGCCGCGACAAGCCTCAACGCAACAAGACCGAAAAGCGTGTGCCGCTGAAGCAGAAGATTGCGAACGCCGAGGCGGAGATCGAGCGGATCACGGGTATCATCGCAAAAATCGATGTCGCCCTCGCCTTGCCGGATCTGTTCAAGCGCGATCCCAAACAGGCCGCGCAACTCAGCAAGGCGCGCGCCAGCGCCGCGAACGCCCTGCAGCGCGCGGAAGAAAGATGGCTGGAGGCCAGCGCCTCATACGAAGAAGCACCCGGCTAG
- a CDS encoding M23 family metallopeptidase: MSYRSSQYAEYPQHRTHDHDRHPSRQARSAAQSSGKKETQRVYTLAHAGRQVRFGPVVFWIAVGTVTLLGIWSAATATYFAFRDDVLTRLISRQADMQYAYEDRIAELRTRVDRTTSRQLLDQEQFGRKLEEIVRRQTVLESHAAALKALPDVTVTGSINGSARTTGNTNTADASSSGPAKPSPINDTAVFAPPPDREARLDTRKPANAHPQPVRFAKAAGPANQLTQLESSLNRVERRQIAELNSVEDRMESRVRRMRGVFSDLGLKMTKMEAGTPPPGTGGPYVPVKLRSDAGPFERQLYRVNLTRAHIDRLNHALAVVPYRKPVVGKVEFTSGFGVRVDPFVGRPAMHTGLDFRAAMGDPVRATANGKVVSAGWAGGYGRMVEIDHGNGLSTRYGHLSAIDVKVGQSIKIGQVVGEVGSTGRSTGPHLHYETRIDGEAVDPQKFLRAGMRLNAG, translated from the coding sequence ATGTCGTACCGTTCCAGTCAGTATGCCGAGTATCCGCAGCATCGCACGCACGATCATGATCGACATCCTTCCCGTCAGGCGCGTTCGGCCGCCCAGTCATCAGGGAAGAAGGAAACGCAACGCGTCTACACGCTTGCCCATGCCGGCAGGCAGGTCCGTTTCGGACCCGTGGTGTTCTGGATCGCAGTGGGAACCGTCACGCTGCTCGGAATCTGGTCCGCCGCGACCGCGACCTATTTCGCCTTCCGCGACGATGTGCTGACACGGCTCATCTCGCGCCAGGCCGACATGCAATACGCCTATGAAGACCGCATTGCCGAATTGCGCACGCGTGTCGATCGCACCACTAGCCGACAGTTGCTCGATCAGGAGCAGTTCGGCAGAAAGCTTGAAGAGATCGTGCGCCGTCAGACGGTGCTTGAATCCCACGCAGCCGCCCTGAAGGCCCTGCCTGACGTTACCGTAACCGGGTCGATCAACGGGTCGGCCAGAACGACCGGGAACACGAACACCGCGGACGCCAGTTCATCGGGGCCTGCAAAACCCTCCCCGATCAACGATACCGCCGTCTTCGCGCCGCCGCCCGATCGCGAGGCTCGCCTTGACACCCGTAAGCCGGCCAATGCCCATCCACAGCCGGTCCGATTCGCGAAAGCCGCAGGCCCGGCCAATCAACTGACGCAGCTTGAGTCGTCGCTCAATCGGGTCGAGCGCCGCCAGATCGCCGAACTGAATTCGGTCGAGGATCGCATGGAATCCCGCGTGCGCCGGATGCGCGGAGTCTTCTCCGATCTCGGACTCAAGATGACGAAGATGGAAGCCGGAACGCCACCCCCCGGCACGGGCGGCCCCTATGTGCCCGTCAAGTTGCGGTCCGATGCCGGCCCGTTCGAGCGCCAGCTCTACCGCGTCAATCTGACCCGGGCGCATATCGACCGGCTGAATCACGCGCTCGCCGTGGTTCCCTATCGCAAACCGGTGGTCGGCAAGGTCGAATTCACTTCCGGTTTCGGCGTGCGCGTCGATCCGTTCGTCGGACGGCCGGCGATGCACACCGGCCTCGATTTCCGCGCTGCGATGGGCGACCCCGTGCGCGCGACGGCGAACGGAAAGGTTGTCTCCGCGGGCTGGGCGGGCGGCTACGGACGGATGGTTGAAATCGATCATGGTAACGGCCTGTCGACCCGCTACGGGCACCTCTCCGCGATCGACGTGAAGGTCGGCCAATCCATCAAGATCGGACAAGTCGTCGGCGAAGTCGGATCGACCGGCCGTTCGACGGGCCCTCACCTGCACTATGAAACACGGATCGACGGGGAGGCCGTCGATCCCCAGAAATTTCTTCGAGCCGGCATGCGCCTGAACGCCGGCTAG
- a CDS encoding peroxiredoxin yields MSKKIRKNSSKPVVPETARADALGGAKPVCNADRSPSLAATEKSKSRSTKSLPESQGADLAEGSRAPSFNLSRDDGTRVSLADFAGRKLVFFFYPRAGTPGCTREAMDFTRLAKEFAACGTTVLGVSADSVKTQDSFRTKHNLSIPLISDEKHEMLEAYGAWGEKSMYGRTFLGILRTTMLVNADGRIVRIWRRVKVDGHAEDVLAAARDL; encoded by the coding sequence ATGTCCAAGAAGATACGCAAGAATTCTTCCAAACCGGTCGTTCCCGAAACCGCCCGAGCAGATGCGCTCGGCGGTGCGAAACCGGTCTGCAACGCCGACCGTTCACCCTCGTTGGCAGCGACCGAAAAGTCCAAATCGCGTTCGACGAAATCACTGCCTGAGTCTCAAGGGGCCGATCTTGCAGAGGGCTCCCGGGCACCGTCATTCAACCTTTCCCGGGATGACGGCACCCGTGTTTCGCTCGCCGATTTCGCCGGAAGGAAACTTGTGTTCTTTTTCTATCCGCGCGCCGGTACGCCGGGCTGCACCAGGGAGGCGATGGATTTCACCCGGCTGGCGAAAGAGTTCGCTGCCTGCGGAACGACGGTGCTGGGCGTGTCGGCCGATTCCGTGAAGACGCAGGACTCATTCCGCACCAAGCACAACCTATCCATTCCTCTCATTTCGGATGAGAAGCACGAAATGCTGGAAGCCTACGGCGCATGGGGCGAAAAATCCATGTACGGCAGAACCTTCCTCGGCATTCTTCGCACCACCATGCTGGTGAATGCGGACGGTCGAATCGTCCGCATCTGGCGCCGGGTCAAGGTCGACGGCCACGCCGAAGATGTGCTTGCGGCCGCCCGCGATCTGTAA
- a CDS encoding YhdP family protein encodes MTRNMLHRGLAEVPSQERSSRTGVRTNDGNCSGPGRHREAMTRKTPIPAPNSRGGDPVSQGEDADWNQDHDEVRSRRIRRLLSRSDSGFHRLGDRLRRFKNWLASERWVRRLAITVAVLMVIFAGGFGALWWRLGAGPVNLDMMTPWLVAAIEENIGHGNTVEIGGTQIERAGRIRIAVRIRDIVVRDRDHAIVASAPKAEVKLSGMALLTGRLRAESLNLVDAELAVRITPDGQVIVSAGDNAKPLATGVASARPLNLPSPSDTAPSSIAPSIQSTPQLREAATGVASAISHDRNNASALLAGLDWLDSLSLTGLDGQNLNEIGLKNGKLVVDDQQRGNRWSFGNISLSLRRPSGGGVAFSVSEGGSKAWSLHATIGPSADGVRPFDLRAAGIPAKNILLALRIKDLTYSADMALSGELKGEIGRDGLPTYLRGSLFTGKGTIIDADTPDYPMAIDQIEMNLEWDAARRVLVAPFKIISGQNRITLLAHLEPPNGSIPDWQMGLSGGTIVLAGSDGEKPLIFNRIAIGVRFDTEHKQVVLTQADISNGEIGVAGTGSIDYSGEPRLKLGFAGTPMSAASLKSMWPTLIVPELREWVIDRIEKGSLQRIEIGVNSPIHNLSRRGPPIPDDGLSVDIVANNVTLHPVDEMPSVRDADLKAHVTGRTATVTIGQAAADTPAGRKLNISDVVFEVPDLAPKPAPARVKFRIDGPVSAAAEILASDRLREFTGNLIDPNSSKGTVTAQVALGLPIKRKITQEDTTYSITADLAGFAADHLVMNQKLEANALKVVANNQGYQVKGDVKINGQPASLDYRKPTVGDADIKLQATLDDASRAKLGIDLGAGATGAIPVKVVGKIGTDKDSKIGVDADLTSLKLDNVLPGWVKLPGKSGHATFNVVQKAQSTRLEDIVIDGGGVMIKGSLEIDQNGDLLNANFPVYAPSEGDKASLKAERNADGVLKVVMRGDVFDGRGFIKSAISGKQADAKSKAKSIDFDIDLKIGAVAGFYGEAVRSADVKMARRNGSIRSLSISGKIGRDTSLTGGLRGRPQGRDIILIETDDAGAFFRFTDTYGKMFGGQLALAMDPPTAEPRAKQGLINVRDFTIKGETALDRAAAGGPQSAQNGIAFSRLRAEFTRQNGQLTVREGVVKGPTIGATIEGHIDYPGNQVRMSGTFVPMYGLNNIFGQLPIVGLFLGGGSNEGLIGVTYEVVGTPGQPQLRVNPISAMAPGVLRKIFEFQTGKPTNQIEYPSQSGN; translated from the coding sequence ATGACGCGTAACATGTTACATCGGGGATTGGCGGAAGTGCCGTCACAGGAGCGTTCGTCCAGGACCGGCGTCCGGACCAATGACGGCAACTGCTCCGGTCCAGGCCGGCACCGGGAAGCAATGACGAGGAAGACGCCGATCCCAGCTCCGAATTCGCGCGGCGGCGACCCGGTCTCGCAAGGGGAAGATGCCGACTGGAATCAAGATCACGACGAGGTCCGAAGCCGTCGCATACGTCGGCTGCTGTCGCGGTCGGATTCCGGATTTCACAGATTAGGCGATCGGCTCCGGAGGTTCAAAAACTGGCTGGCGAGCGAACGCTGGGTCAGGCGGCTCGCGATCACCGTTGCCGTCCTGATGGTCATATTCGCCGGGGGCTTTGGTGCGCTGTGGTGGCGCCTCGGCGCCGGTCCCGTCAATCTCGATATGATGACGCCCTGGCTGGTCGCTGCGATCGAGGAAAACATCGGTCACGGCAACACCGTGGAAATCGGCGGCACGCAGATCGAGCGCGCCGGCAGAATTCGTATCGCGGTTCGTATCCGTGATATCGTCGTCCGTGACCGCGATCATGCGATCGTCGCGAGCGCGCCGAAAGCCGAGGTGAAACTGTCCGGCATGGCGCTGTTGACCGGGCGGCTGCGCGCCGAAAGCCTCAATCTGGTCGATGCAGAACTCGCGGTTCGGATTACGCCGGACGGCCAGGTTATCGTTTCGGCAGGCGATAACGCCAAACCGCTTGCCACCGGTGTCGCATCGGCGCGGCCATTAAACCTGCCGTCCCCCTCCGACACCGCCCCCTCCAGCATCGCGCCATCAATTCAATCGACGCCGCAGTTGCGTGAAGCTGCGACTGGCGTCGCGTCTGCAATCTCCCATGATCGTAACAACGCCAGCGCGCTGTTGGCGGGACTGGATTGGCTCGACAGTCTCAGCCTGACAGGGCTCGACGGGCAGAATCTCAATGAGATCGGCCTGAAAAACGGGAAACTGGTGGTCGATGACCAGCAACGCGGCAACCGGTGGAGTTTCGGCAATATCAGCCTGAGTCTTCGACGGCCGAGCGGAGGCGGGGTCGCATTCAGTGTCAGCGAAGGCGGCAGCAAGGCGTGGTCGCTTCACGCCACGATCGGACCATCCGCCGACGGTGTGCGCCCCTTTGATCTCCGCGCCGCCGGGATACCGGCGAAGAACATTCTGCTGGCTCTCCGCATCAAGGATCTCACCTATAGTGCCGACATGGCGCTCAGTGGCGAACTGAAGGGCGAGATTGGCCGCGACGGCCTGCCGACCTATCTTCGCGGCAGTCTCTTCACGGGCAAGGGCACGATCATCGACGCTGATACGCCGGACTATCCCATGGCGATCGATCAGATCGAGATGAACCTTGAGTGGGATGCGGCGCGCCGCGTTCTCGTCGCGCCGTTCAAGATCATCTCCGGCCAGAACCGCATCACGCTTCTCGCTCATCTCGAGCCGCCGAACGGTAGCATTCCGGACTGGCAGATGGGTTTGAGCGGCGGCACCATTGTCCTCGCCGGCTCCGATGGCGAGAAGCCCCTGATCTTCAATCGCATCGCGATCGGAGTGCGCTTCGACACCGAGCACAAGCAGGTGGTGCTGACCCAGGCCGACATCAGCAACGGTGAGATCGGCGTGGCCGGAACCGGCAGCATAGACTATTCCGGCGAACCGCGCCTGAAACTGGGCTTTGCGGGAACGCCTATGTCCGCGGCATCGCTGAAAAGCATGTGGCCGACCCTGATCGTGCCGGAGTTGCGCGAATGGGTCATCGACCGGATTGAAAAGGGTTCCCTCCAGCGCATCGAGATCGGCGTCAATTCGCCGATCCACAACCTGTCGCGGCGTGGCCCGCCGATCCCGGATGATGGCCTCTCGGTCGATATCGTTGCCAACAATGTGACGCTGCATCCCGTCGACGAAATGCCCTCGGTTCGCGACGCAGATCTGAAGGCGCACGTGACCGGCAGAACGGCGACGGTGACGATTGGGCAGGCCGCTGCCGATACCCCGGCCGGCCGCAAACTCAACATTTCCGACGTCGTATTCGAGGTGCCGGATTTGGCGCCCAAACCCGCACCGGCCAGGGTGAAGTTCAGGATCGACGGTCCGGTGTCCGCAGCCGCCGAAATTCTCGCCTCGGACCGCCTCCGCGAATTCACGGGTAACCTGATCGATCCCAATTCCAGCAAGGGAACGGTCACGGCCCAGGTCGCGCTGGGCTTGCCGATCAAGCGTAAAATCACGCAGGAAGATACGACCTATTCCATCACCGCCGACCTCGCGGGTTTTGCCGCCGACCACCTGGTCATGAATCAGAAGCTGGAAGCGAACGCGCTGAAGGTGGTCGCCAACAACCAGGGGTATCAGGTCAAGGGCGACGTCAAGATCAACGGGCAGCCGGCTTCGCTGGATTACCGTAAGCCGACGGTCGGCGACGCCGATATCAAATTGCAGGCCACGCTGGATGACGCGAGCCGCGCAAAGCTCGGCATTGATCTCGGTGCCGGGGCAACCGGTGCGATTCCCGTCAAGGTGGTCGGGAAGATCGGCACTGACAAGGACAGCAAAATCGGTGTCGATGCCGATCTCACATCCTTGAAACTCGACAACGTTCTGCCCGGCTGGGTCAAGCTGCCTGGAAAGTCAGGTCACGCGACGTTCAATGTGGTGCAGAAGGCGCAGTCGACGCGCCTGGAGGATATCGTCATCGACGGCGGCGGCGTCATGATAAAGGGATCGCTGGAGATCGATCAGAACGGCGATCTGTTGAATGCGAATTTTCCGGTTTACGCGCCGTCGGAGGGTGACAAGGCTTCTCTGAAAGCGGAGCGCAACGCGGACGGCGTGTTGAAGGTCGTCATGCGCGGCGACGTGTTCGATGGTCGCGGCTTTATCAAATCGGCGATCTCGGGCAAGCAGGCCGACGCCAAAAGCAAGGCCAAGAGCATCGATTTCGACATCGACCTGAAGATTGGAGCCGTGGCCGGATTTTACGGCGAAGCCGTGCGCAGCGCGGATGTGAAGATGGCCCGGCGCAACGGGTCGATCCGCAGCTTAAGCATCAGTGGAAAGATCGGGCGCGACACCTCGCTGACCGGCGGTCTGCGCGGGCGCCCGCAGGGTCGGGACATCATTCTGATCGAGACCGACGACGCGGGCGCGTTCTTCCGCTTTACCGATACATACGGAAAGATGTTTGGCGGTCAGCTCGCACTGGCCATGGATCCGCCGACCGCTGAACCCCGTGCCAAGCAGGGGCTGATCAACGTTCGCGATTTCACGATCAAGGGTGAGACGGCTCTGGATCGCGCCGCGGCGGGTGGTCCGCAGAGCGCGCAGAACGGCATTGCATTTTCGCGCTTGCGCGCGGAATTCACCCGGCAGAACGGACAACTCACGGTGCGCGAGGGCGTCGTCAAGGGACCGACGATCGGCGCGACCATCGAAGGCCATATCGACTATCCCGGCAATCAGGTTCGTATGAGCGGCACGTTCGTGCCGATGTACGGCCTCAACAACATCTTTGGACAGCTTCCGATCGTCGGGCTGTTTCTGGGCGGCGGCAGCAATGAGGGGCTGATCGGCGTGACCTACGAGGTGGTGGGAACACCGGGGCAACCGCAATTGCGAGTCAACCCGATTTCGGCCATGGCGCCCGGCGTGCTGCGCAAGATCTTCGAATTCCAGACCGGCAAACCGACCAACCAGATCGAATATCCGTCACAGAGCGGCAATTGA
- the tyrS gene encoding tyrosine--tRNA ligase, which yields MAAFKSDFLNILQERGFIHQCSDIEGLDALAAKGQATAYVGYDCTAPSLHIGNYLTMMMLYWLQQSGNKPVTLMGGGTTMVGDPSGKDESRAIRSVAEIEANKASIRGVFAKVLRYGSGTSDAVMLDNAEWLTKLNWIEMLRDVGRHFSVNRMLTMDSVRLRLDREQEMSFIEFNYMVCQAYDFVELSRRVGCRLQMGGSDQWGNIVNGVDLGRRMGTPQLFALTTPLLTTASGAKMGKTAQGAVWLNADAFSPYDFWQYWRNVEDADVVKFLKLFTILPMSEIARLAALRDAEINEAKKVLATEATALLHGRDEAEKAADTARTTFEQGAIAESLPTVDIPHSELEKGIGVLVAFSERARLVASNGEARRQIKGGGLRVNDVAVTDEKMTLTLANLTPEGVIKLSMGKKRHVLVRPA from the coding sequence ATGGCCGCCTTCAAGTCCGACTTCCTCAATATTCTTCAGGAACGGGGCTTCATCCATCAGTGCTCCGATATCGAGGGTCTCGATGCGTTGGCCGCGAAAGGCCAGGCCACGGCCTACGTCGGCTACGACTGCACCGCGCCGTCGCTGCACATCGGCAACTACCTGACCATGATGATGCTTTACTGGCTCCAGCAGAGCGGCAACAAGCCGGTCACGCTGATGGGCGGCGGCACCACCATGGTCGGCGATCCGTCCGGCAAGGATGAATCGCGCGCGATCCGCAGCGTCGCGGAAATCGAGGCCAACAAGGCCAGCATTCGCGGCGTGTTCGCCAAGGTGCTGCGTTACGGTTCCGGCACCAGCGATGCGGTGATGCTGGACAACGCCGAATGGCTGACCAAGCTCAACTGGATCGAGATGCTGCGCGACGTCGGCCGGCACTTCTCGGTCAACCGGATGCTGACGATGGATTCCGTTCGTCTCCGCCTCGATCGCGAACAGGAAATGAGCTTCATCGAATTCAACTACATGGTCTGCCAGGCCTATGATTTCGTCGAACTGTCGCGGCGGGTCGGCTGCCGGTTGCAGATGGGCGGCTCGGATCAATGGGGCAATATCGTCAACGGCGTCGATCTCGGCCGCCGCATGGGAACGCCTCAGTTGTTCGCCCTGACCACGCCGTTGCTGACGACGGCGTCGGGCGCGAAGATGGGCAAGACCGCGCAAGGCGCGGTCTGGCTCAACGCGGATGCCTTCAGCCCCTACGATTTCTGGCAGTACTGGCGCAACGTCGAGGACGCCGACGTCGTGAAGTTCCTCAAGCTGTTCACGATCCTGCCCATGAGCGAGATCGCGAGGCTTGCAGCGTTGCGGGACGCCGAAATCAACGAGGCCAAGAAGGTGCTGGCGACCGAGGCGACCGCGCTTTTGCATGGCCGCGACGAGGCCGAGAAAGCCGCCGACACCGCGCGCACCACTTTCGAGCAAGGCGCGATCGCGGAGAGCCTTCCGACAGTGGACATTCCGCACAGCGAACTCGAAAAAGGCATCGGCGTGCTTGTCGCCTTTTCCGAGAGAGCACGCCTCGTCGCCTCGAACGGCGAAGCGCGCCGCCAGATCAAGGGCGGCGGCCTTCGTGTCAACGATGTCGCCGTCACCGACGAGAAGATGACACTGACACTTGCCAACCTCACGCCCGAAGGCGTGATCAAGCTCTCGATGGGCAAGAAGCGTCACGTGCTGGTGCGGCCTGCATAG
- a CDS encoding anhydro-N-acetylmuramic acid kinase — MMMMAIGLMSGTSLDGVDIALIETDGNRVAAFGPTGYRPYTEHERGLLREALAEAVNLPRRDARPGVIGEAERAVTMAHAEAVAAFTAQNSITRETIDIVGFHGQTILHRPAQRLTVQIGDAAALAKAIHVPVMHDFRAADVAAGGQGAPFVPVYHRALAQSLGREGPICVVNIGGVSNITYIDGTDTLIACDTGPGNALLDDFMLRIMGQPFDREGRLAAQGRPDADWIARALQHPFFALPPPKSLDRNDFASLALHDMAPADGAATLTAFTAAAIARIVPLLPKPPTSWIVAGGGARNRTMLGMLQERFAPATVEPADVLGWSADAMEAQAFGYLAARGLKGLPLSYPATTGVPMPMTGGTIARP, encoded by the coding sequence ATGATGATGATGGCGATCGGTCTGATGAGCGGCACCTCTCTGGATGGCGTCGATATCGCCTTGATCGAAACCGACGGCAATCGGGTGGCCGCGTTCGGGCCGACCGGCTACCGCCCTTACACGGAACACGAACGCGGCCTGTTGCGCGAGGCCCTCGCGGAGGCCGTCAATCTGCCGCGGCGCGACGCGCGGCCAGGCGTGATCGGTGAGGCCGAACGCGCCGTGACCATGGCGCACGCCGAAGCCGTTGCGGCGTTCACCGCGCAAAACAGCATCACTCGCGAGACGATCGATATCGTCGGCTTTCATGGTCAGACCATCCTGCATCGGCCGGCGCAGCGGTTGACCGTGCAAATCGGCGATGCGGCGGCGTTGGCGAAAGCGATCCACGTTCCGGTGATGCATGATTTCCGCGCGGCCGACGTGGCCGCCGGCGGGCAGGGCGCTCCGTTCGTCCCCGTCTATCATCGCGCACTGGCGCAGTCGCTCGGCCGCGAGGGACCGATTTGCGTGGTCAATATCGGCGGCGTCTCCAACATCACCTATATCGACGGTACTGACACGCTGATCGCCTGCGACACAGGACCCGGCAATGCGCTGCTCGATGATTTCATGCTCCGCATAATGGGTCAGCCGTTCGACCGCGAGGGCCGGTTGGCGGCGCAGGGCCGTCCCGATGCTGACTGGATCGCACGCGCCTTGCAACACCCGTTCTTCGCGCTGCCGCCACCCAAATCTCTCGACCGCAACGATTTCGCCTCGCTCGCGCTGCACGACATGGCGCCGGCCGATGGCGCGGCAACCCTGACGGCCTTCACCGCGGCGGCCATCGCGCGGATCGTTCCGCTATTGCCCAAACCGCCGACGAGCTGGATCGTGGCTGGCGGGGGAGCCCGCAATCGGACCATGCTCGGGATGCTGCAGGAGAGGTTTGCTCCGGCTACGGTCGAGCCGGCCGATGTGCTGGGCTGGTCGGCCGACGCCATGGAGGCGCAAGCCTTCGGGTATCTCGCGGCACGAGGCTTGAAAGGCTTGCCGTTAAGCTATCCCGCGACCACCGGCGTGCCCATGCCAATGACCGGCGGAACGATCGCGCGACCCTAG